From the genome of Vanessa atalanta chromosome 30, ilVanAtal1.2, whole genome shotgun sequence, one region includes:
- the LOC125075201 gene encoding proteoglycan 4-like: MVIKAILLFIALFCAAQCNPILPTICEHIPNVINPGSTTVCESTPNLIGYGSMGLGPLGMNMMPGGTTTVCESTPNFPYGIAPYAPYPAMAGGATTVCETAPNFPYGLSPYAPFNPITGGATTVCETAPNFPYGPYPYAPFNGMPGGATTVCETAPNFPYGPYAPFNPIAGGATTICETAPNFPYGLAPYSPYPTMAGSTTVCESTPNIGLPMPFSPYANYYNLPLPAAGMATVCESTPNIYGSPYGMLGGLPFGKGLPMLGGMAFAL; encoded by the exons ATGGTGATTAAAGCGAtccttttatttattg ctctATTCTGCGCTGCCCAGTGCAACCCCATATTGCCAACAATCTGCGAACACATACCAAATGTCATCAATCCAGGATCGACCACCGTCTGTGAATCAACTCCAAACCTCATCGGATATGGGTCCATGGGCTTGGGACCCTTGGGTATGAACATGATGCCAGGCGGAACGACAACTGTTTGCGAATCTACGCCGAACTTTCCATATGGTATTGCCCCTTATGCCCCATATCCGGCAATGGCAGGTGGAGCAACAACTGTCTGTGAGACTGCACCGAACTTTCCGTACGGTCTTAGCCCGTATGCCCCTTTCAATCCTATCACAGGCGGGGCCACGACTGTGTGCGAGACTGCTCCAAATTTCCCCTATGGTCCTTACCCATATGCACCATTCAATGGTATGCCAGGTGGAGCAACAACTGTGTGTGAGACTGCCCCAAACTTTCCCTACGGTCCCTATGCACCATTTAATCCGATAGCAGGCGGAGCGACTACCATCTGTGAGACCGCACCGAATTTCCCATACGGTCTCGCCCCGTATAGCCCATACCCAACAATGGCAGGCAGCACAACAGTGTGTGAGTCCACTCCAAATATTGGCCTACCTATGCCATTTAGTCCGTACGCCAACTATTACAATTTGCCATTGCCAGCAGCCGGTATGGCTACGGTCTGTGAATCGACTCCCAATATTTATGGATCCCCGTATGGCATGCTAGGAGGACTGCCCTTTGGGAAAGGACTACCAATGCTCGGGGGCATGGCGTTCGCCTTGTGA
- the LOC125075200 gene encoding proline-rich protein 4-like: protein MATVTVVWLTGLLLGSVFSQPLPNPQYICDSYNNPDPCQIPIPPCPPPPCPPPCPDPCQNPCPCPNPNPPCINVPPPCPEPIPPCPNPIPPCENPAPYDDNIPCNCESDPSISGLDQFQNVIQLRPCNPNEPAVNYIYGQAPQGSVLIKPGLIRFPPPKPIIVKPGTVKPPTLPVIWIKPAAIRPPALAPIRVQPPPVQPPTPPSIMVRPQPVCPPNPEPIIVRPPPVNPPTIPRIKVTPSRIQPPPPDMLIVQPQKIIVTQPPTICFKPSPPCFRTCGCASVSIFKPYPNPLPPCPPPSPCGCPGS from the exons ATGGCAACGGTGACTGTTGTTTGGTTGACgg gtCTTCTCCTGGGTTCAGTTTTCAGTCAACCGCTTCCAAACCCCCAATATATATGCGACTCGTATAATAACCCAGATCCATGTCAAATACCAATTCCACCGTGCCCGCCGCCACCATGTCCACCACCTTGTCCTGATCCTTGCCAGAACCCTTGTCCTTGTCCTAATCCTAACCCACCTTGCATCAACGTTCCCCCACCTTGTCCCGAACCTATTCCACCGTGCCCCAACCCAATCCCACCATGCGAAAATCCTGCCCCATACGATGACAATATTCCATGTAATTGTGAATCGGATCCATCGATATCTGGATTAGATCAATTTCAAAATGTGATTCAACTGAGACCCTGTAACCCAAATGAACCAGCTGTGAATTACATCTACGGTCAAGCTCCTCAGG GATCGGTTTTAATAAAACCTGGTCTAATTCGTTTCCCACCACCGAAACCTATAATTGTGAAGCCGGGAACCGTCAAGCCACCAACACTGCCCGTTATATGGATCAAGCCAGCTGCGATTCGACCTCCGGCGCTCGCTCCGATACGCGTCCAACCTCCACCGGTTCAACCACCGACTCCTCCATCGATAATGGTCCGGCCACAGCCCGTGTGCCCCCCAAACCCAGAACCAATCATTGTCAGGCCACCCCCTGTAAATCCACCCACAATACCGAGGATTaag gTAACTCCATCGAGGATCCAGCCTCCACCACCTGATATGCTCATCGTTCAGCCCCAGAAAATAATCGTTACCCAACCCCCAACAATCTGCTTCAAGCCTTCACCCCCTTGCTTTAGAACTTGCGGATGCGCAAGTGTTTCGATATTCAAACCTTATCCTAATCCCCTGCCGCCCTGCCCTCCACCATCCCCTTGTGGGTGTCCTGGCTCTTAA